In the Kitasatospora terrestris genome, one interval contains:
- a CDS encoding aldehyde dehydrogenase family protein, with translation MDDLIQLDALGPSGAFRARKRLTVTDVTGVPVAELSIVPKLFVTRAMKALHGAESLPAEERIARLARAGRIFADDVIDGLTFDQYERTVARVSGVPLSVVRDATAAIVDSAEKSGWAAYRAQPVGAVGDWRSDETRSGSAVWTRKGSVFAVHAAGNHPGPHSLWLEALALGYRIAVRPSRREPFTPHRLVTALRAAGFGEDQVVLLPTDHDAADEILALADLGLVYGGDEVVKKYSGSTVLPQGPGRSKILVTADADWRDHLDTIVDSISHQGGVACINATTVLVDGDPGPLAEAIAERLATIPSLPPEDEKAVLAVQPVESARAIERFLLARAAGTKAWLGGDGVVEELGDGSAVLRPAVHQLDRHDAEQASVELPFPCVWVAPWSPEAGVAPLRGSLVLTVFTEDDRLVDRLLDEPSISNVYRGDHPTYWIRPGVPHDGYLGEFLMRTKTVIRD, from the coding sequence ATGGACGACCTCATCCAGCTCGACGCACTCGGGCCGAGCGGGGCCTTCCGGGCCCGCAAGCGGCTCACCGTCACCGACGTCACCGGGGTGCCGGTCGCCGAACTCAGCATCGTCCCCAAGCTGTTCGTGACCCGCGCGATGAAGGCCCTGCACGGGGCCGAGAGCCTGCCCGCCGAGGAGCGGATCGCCAGGCTGGCGCGGGCCGGCCGGATCTTCGCCGACGACGTCATCGACGGACTGACCTTCGACCAGTACGAGCGGACCGTCGCCCGGGTCTCCGGCGTGCCGCTCTCCGTGGTCCGCGACGCCACCGCGGCGATCGTCGACTCCGCCGAGAAGTCCGGCTGGGCCGCCTACCGGGCACAGCCGGTCGGCGCGGTCGGCGACTGGCGGTCGGACGAGACCCGCAGCGGCAGCGCGGTGTGGACCCGCAAGGGCAGCGTCTTCGCCGTCCACGCCGCCGGCAACCACCCCGGGCCGCACTCGCTGTGGCTGGAGGCGCTCGCCCTCGGCTACCGGATCGCCGTCCGCCCCTCGCGGCGCGAACCCTTCACCCCGCACCGCCTGGTCACCGCGCTGCGCGCGGCCGGCTTCGGCGAGGACCAGGTCGTCCTGCTCCCCACCGACCACGACGCCGCCGACGAGATCCTCGCCCTGGCCGACCTCGGCCTGGTCTACGGCGGAGACGAGGTGGTCAAGAAGTACTCCGGCAGCACCGTGCTCCCGCAGGGCCCCGGCCGCTCCAAGATCCTCGTCACCGCCGACGCCGACTGGCGCGACCACCTCGACACCATCGTCGACTCGATCAGCCACCAGGGCGGCGTCGCCTGCATCAACGCCACCACCGTGCTGGTCGACGGCGACCCCGGCCCGCTCGCCGAGGCGATCGCGGAACGGCTCGCCACCATCCCGAGCCTGCCGCCCGAGGACGAGAAGGCCGTGCTCGCCGTCCAGCCCGTCGAGTCGGCCCGCGCCATCGAGCGCTTCCTGCTCGCCCGCGCCGCCGGCACCAAGGCCTGGCTCGGCGGCGACGGAGTCGTCGAGGAGCTGGGCGACGGCAGCGCCGTCCTGCGCCCGGCCGTCCACCAGCTCGACCGGCACGACGCCGAGCAGGCCTCGGTGGAGCTCCCGTTCCCCTGCGTGTGGGTCGCGCCGTGGAGCCCGGAGGCGGGCGTCGCGCCGCTGCGCGGCAGCCTGGTGCTGACCGTCTTCACCGAGGACGACCGGCTGGTCGACCGGCTGCTCGACGAGCCGAGCATCAGCAACGTCTACCGCGGCGACCACCCGACCTACTGGATCCGCCCCGGCGTCCCGCACGACGGTTACCTGGGCGAGTTCCTGATGCGGACCAAGACCGTCATCCGCGACTGA
- a CDS encoding 3-oxoacyl-ACP synthase III family protein, translating to MTNSEVGEPAGVTGEWIHAKTGILNRRRAKDDEATSDLAVIAARAALENAGLTPSDLSLIVVATSTPDSPQPPTACLVADELGCDAGTAAFDVNAVCSGFVFALTTAERILRDSGSQYALVIGADVYSRILNPADRKTAILFGDGAGAVVLGPAAGPDRGLLAGRLASFGADRHLIEVPAGGSRLPATAETVSEGLHWFRMNGRGVRDFVNAEVPPAVRTFLADAGVTPDQIARFVPHQANGRMLEELAEPIGIPFERFSTSFQEYGNTGSASVAVTLDLAARSGQLNPGDLVLLAGFGGGMAMGLALLRW from the coding sequence GTGACGAATTCCGAGGTCGGCGAGCCCGCCGGGGTCACCGGCGAGTGGATCCACGCGAAGACCGGAATTCTGAACCGCCGCCGGGCCAAGGACGACGAGGCCACCAGCGACCTGGCGGTGATCGCCGCCCGGGCCGCGCTGGAGAACGCCGGGCTGACGCCCTCCGACCTCTCGCTCATCGTGGTCGCCACCTCCACCCCCGACTCCCCGCAGCCCCCGACCGCCTGCCTGGTGGCCGACGAACTCGGCTGCGACGCCGGCACGGCGGCCTTCGACGTCAACGCGGTGTGCAGCGGCTTCGTCTTCGCCCTGACCACCGCCGAGCGGATCCTGCGCGACTCCGGCTCCCAGTACGCGCTCGTCATCGGCGCCGACGTGTACTCCCGGATCCTCAACCCGGCCGACCGCAAGACCGCCATCCTGTTCGGCGACGGCGCCGGCGCCGTGGTCCTCGGCCCGGCGGCCGGACCCGACCGCGGCCTGCTGGCCGGCCGGCTCGCCAGCTTCGGCGCCGACCGCCACCTGATCGAGGTCCCGGCCGGCGGCAGCCGGCTGCCGGCCACCGCCGAGACCGTCAGCGAGGGCCTGCACTGGTTCCGGATGAACGGCCGCGGCGTGCGCGACTTCGTCAACGCCGAGGTCCCCCCCGCCGTCCGGACCTTCCTCGCCGACGCCGGCGTCACCCCCGACCAGATCGCCCGCTTCGTGCCGCACCAGGCCAACGGTCGGATGCTCGAGGAACTCGCCGAGCCCATCGGCATCCCGTTCGAGCGCTTCAGCACCAGCTTCCAGGAGTACGGGAACACCGGCTCCGCCTCGGTCGCCGTCACCCTCGACCTGGCCGCCCGCAGCGGGCAGCTGAACCCCGGCGACCTGGTCCTGCTGGCCGGCTTCGGCGGCGGCATGGCCATGGGCCTCGCCCTGCTGCGCTGGTAG
- a CDS encoding YybH family protein yields MTIAPTDPAELPYVFADAFNSGDLAAIDRLFEVDALFVTEPGRTVRGEERLKANARFLALGVPIKLTLRHSYVTGDLALLIGDYLIEGDGPQGPIRLEGSATDVARRGPDGRWRYAIDNPSGIDR; encoded by the coding sequence ATGACGATCGCCCCCACCGATCCCGCCGAACTGCCCTACGTCTTCGCGGACGCCTTCAACTCCGGCGACCTCGCCGCGATCGACCGGCTCTTCGAGGTCGACGCCCTGTTCGTCACCGAGCCCGGCCGCACCGTCCGGGGCGAGGAGCGGCTGAAGGCCAACGCCCGGTTCCTCGCCCTCGGCGTGCCGATCAAGCTGACGCTCCGCCACAGCTACGTGACCGGCGACCTCGCCCTGCTGATCGGGGACTACCTGATCGAGGGCGACGGCCCCCAGGGCCCGATCCGGCTCGAAGGCTCGGCCACCGATGTCGCCCGCCGCGGCCCCGACGGGCGCTGGCGCTACGCGATCGACAACCCGTCGGGTATCGACCGCTGA
- a CDS encoding FAD-dependent oxidoreductase → MNARVGTPAGAAAPAGRVVVVGHGPAGHRLVQRLLALGHRGPVTVLTRGARAAHPSDAVDLRAGVRAVRIDRVRRLVHASDGSAHRYDTLVLATGARPAAGAPAAAPPAGPVAVVGGGEEAVRTALALRAAHRDVTLVHREPQLLGGHLDPAAAELLGRAVAGAGIRLRPGRTALQHAGGRLALDDGESLPATAVLRREPPVPETALARAAGLAVGRGIAVDARLLTSDPRIHALGACTGPGRDGWAQADALARLLTGTAPGPVPERPLLRLSAAGVDLLAVGTPGDGDLEVLLRDPARGRYARLGLRDGRIASAVVLGLPRAIAAVTQLYDRDLPVPADRLALLLGTPAALPGGAEPGPDTVLCHCAGVTRGAVAEAWHAGACDVPALAAATRATTGCGGCGPDLRALCASLARASAAGPARPRELADQPA, encoded by the coding sequence ATGAACGCTCGAGTCGGCACCCCGGCCGGCGCGGCCGCCCCGGCGGGCCGGGTGGTCGTGGTCGGCCACGGCCCGGCCGGGCACCGGCTGGTGCAGCGGCTGCTGGCCCTCGGCCACCGGGGCCCGGTCACCGTCCTCACCCGGGGCGCCCGCGCGGCCCACCCGTCGGACGCGGTCGACCTGCGGGCGGGCGTGCGGGCCGTGCGGATCGACCGGGTGCGCCGCCTGGTGCACGCCTCGGACGGCTCCGCGCACCGCTACGACACCCTGGTCCTCGCCACCGGCGCCCGGCCGGCCGCGGGCGCCCCCGCGGCGGCCCCGCCGGCCGGCCCGGTGGCGGTGGTCGGCGGTGGCGAGGAGGCGGTCCGGACCGCTCTGGCACTGCGCGCGGCGCACCGGGACGTCACGCTGGTGCACCGGGAGCCGCAGCTGCTCGGCGGTCACCTGGACCCCGCCGCGGCGGAGTTGCTGGGCCGGGCGGTCGCCGGGGCCGGGATCCGGCTGCGGCCGGGCCGCACCGCCCTGCAGCACGCCGGTGGCCGCCTCGCGCTGGACGACGGCGAGTCGCTGCCCGCGACCGCCGTGCTGCGCCGCGAGCCGCCGGTGCCGGAGACCGCGCTCGCCCGCGCGGCGGGGCTGGCGGTCGGCCGGGGCATCGCCGTCGACGCCCGGCTGCTGACCTCCGACCCGCGGATCCACGCGCTCGGCGCCTGCACCGGCCCCGGCCGGGACGGCTGGGCGCAGGCCGACGCGCTGGCCCGGCTGCTGACCGGCACGGCGCCCGGCCCGGTGCCGGAGCGGCCGCTCCTGCGGCTGTCCGCCGCCGGGGTGGACCTGCTCGCCGTCGGCACGCCGGGCGACGGGGACCTCGAGGTGCTGCTGCGCGACCCCGCGCGCGGCCGGTACGCCCGGCTCGGGCTGCGGGACGGCCGGATCGCCTCCGCGGTGGTGCTCGGACTCCCCCGCGCGATCGCCGCCGTCACCCAGCTGTACGACCGCGACCTGCCCGTCCCGGCCGACCGGCTCGCGCTGCTGCTGGGCACCCCGGCCGCACTGCCCGGCGGCGCCGAGCCGGGGCCGGACACCGTGCTCTGCCACTGCGCCGGCGTCACCCGGGGCGCCGTCGCCGAGGCCTGGCACGCCGGGGCCTGCGACGTCCCCGCGCTGGCCGCCGCCACCCGCGCCACCACCGGCTGCGGCGGCTGCGGCCCCGACCTGCGCGCCCTGTGCGCCTCGCTCGCCCGCGCCTCGGCCGCCGGGCCCGCGCGCCCCCGCGAGCTGGCCGACCAGCCGGCCTGA
- a CDS encoding NAD(P)/FAD-dependent oxidoreductase: MIRTLVVVGHGMVGHHLIEQLRSRDRTDAWRVVVLAEESVPAYDRVALSSSVEGRGADHLALAGPGFLADPSIHLLLDTTALAVDRRRRLVRCDDGTVVHYDALVLATGARPFVPPVPGHELPGCHRYRTLADLDGIRAAARPGRAGVVIGGGLLGLEAANALRLLGMRPHVVELAPRLMPVQVDDGGGAVLARLIAALGVELHLGIGTAAVEACLDGRVRRVRLADGSAVDTELVVFAAGVRPRDELARGAGLAVGERGGVLVDDRCRTEDPRIWAVGDCAAVEGRCYGLVAPGYRMAESVVGQLLGVDSVPFAGADTATRLKLLGVEVASLGDAHATTAGAVELAYTDAAAGTYAKLVLAEDGRTLLGAVLAGDASAFGTLRPYLGKELPTSPDQLLTRP, encoded by the coding sequence ATGATCCGCACCCTCGTCGTCGTCGGCCACGGCATGGTCGGCCACCACCTGATCGAGCAGCTCAGGTCCCGCGACCGGACGGACGCCTGGCGCGTCGTCGTCCTCGCCGAGGAGAGCGTGCCCGCGTACGACCGGGTGGCGCTCTCCTCGTCCGTGGAGGGCCGCGGCGCCGACCACCTGGCGCTCGCCGGGCCCGGCTTCCTCGCCGACCCCTCGATCCACCTGCTGCTGGACACCACCGCGCTCGCCGTCGACCGCCGCCGCCGGCTGGTGCGCTGCGACGACGGCACCGTGGTGCACTACGACGCCCTGGTGCTCGCCACCGGCGCCCGGCCGTTCGTCCCGCCGGTGCCCGGGCACGAGCTGCCGGGCTGCCACCGCTACCGGACCCTGGCCGACCTCGACGGGATCCGCGCGGCGGCCCGCCCGGGCCGGGCCGGCGTGGTGATCGGCGGCGGCCTGCTCGGCCTGGAGGCGGCGAACGCGCTGCGGCTGCTCGGCATGCGGCCGCACGTCGTGGAGCTGGCCCCGCGCCTGATGCCGGTCCAGGTGGACGACGGCGGCGGCGCGGTGCTCGCCCGGCTGATCGCGGCCCTCGGCGTGGAACTGCACCTGGGGATCGGCACCGCGGCCGTCGAGGCCTGCCTGGACGGGCGGGTGCGCCGGGTGCGGCTGGCCGACGGCAGCGCGGTCGACACCGAGCTGGTGGTGTTCGCGGCGGGCGTCCGGCCCCGGGACGAGCTGGCGCGCGGCGCGGGCCTGGCGGTCGGCGAGCGCGGCGGCGTCCTGGTGGACGACCGCTGCCGCACCGAGGACCCGCGGATCTGGGCGGTCGGCGACTGCGCGGCGGTCGAGGGCCGCTGCTACGGGCTGGTCGCGCCGGGGTACCGGATGGCGGAGAGCGTGGTCGGGCAGCTGCTCGGCGTCGACAGCGTCCCGTTCGCGGGCGCGGACACCGCCACCCGCCTCAAGCTGCTCGGGGTCGAGGTCGCCAGCCTCGGCGACGCCCACGCGACCACCGCCGGCGCGGTGGAGCTCGCCTACACCGACGCCGCGGCCGGCACCTACGCCAAGCTCGTCCTCGCCGAGGACGGCCGCACCCTGCTCGGCGCGGTCCTCGCGGGCGACGCGAGCGCCTTCGGCACCCTCCGCCCGTACCTGGGCAAGGAGCTCCCCACGTCCCCGGACCAGTTGCTGACCCGGCCGTGA
- a CDS encoding phenazine antibiotic biosynthesis protein encodes MSTAADPVLDLPFDVQPDPEEYLSAAMRWHFSPETGSPFWLERADSLGFDPLTDIRSWADLARFPNLANELRFARVEDLIPRGYGERPDVVGIYESGGTTGAPKRIVLLRDWLDKLLGWSSAQLDGHGVPKDVNWLIVAPNGPHMVGDVIKQQTAHRGGLSFTVDLDPRWVKKLIGDGKAAEAGAYAEHIVDQVAFALETQDIGVLMCTPPVLERIARRDDLAKLVNEKVRAINWVGTQMDPDTRHLYRTEVFPNAVLYSGYGSTMILGNASERHGLTDDDPCIYDPYSPYMSFGAVDPKTGETVEYGQRGQVVMHHVSKSLLMPNNLERDYGTRLPGLPGQIGDSVADIAPVQEFDNETVIEGVY; translated from the coding sequence GTGTCGACTGCCGCTGACCCGGTGCTGGACCTGCCGTTCGACGTCCAGCCCGACCCGGAGGAGTACCTGAGCGCCGCGATGCGCTGGCACTTCTCCCCCGAGACCGGCTCCCCGTTCTGGCTGGAGCGCGCCGACAGCCTCGGCTTCGACCCGCTGACCGACATCCGCAGCTGGGCGGACCTGGCCAGGTTCCCCAACCTGGCCAACGAGCTGCGCTTCGCCCGCGTCGAGGACCTGATCCCGCGCGGCTACGGCGAGCGCCCCGACGTGGTCGGCATCTACGAGAGCGGCGGCACCACCGGCGCCCCCAAGCGGATCGTGCTGCTGCGCGACTGGCTGGACAAGCTGCTCGGCTGGTCCAGCGCCCAGCTCGACGGCCACGGCGTCCCGAAGGACGTCAACTGGCTGATCGTCGCCCCCAACGGCCCGCACATGGTCGGCGACGTCATCAAGCAGCAGACCGCCCACCGCGGCGGCCTCTCCTTCACCGTCGACCTCGACCCGCGCTGGGTCAAGAAGCTGATCGGCGACGGCAAGGCCGCCGAGGCCGGCGCCTACGCCGAGCACATCGTCGACCAGGTCGCGTTCGCCCTGGAGACCCAGGACATCGGCGTGCTGATGTGCACCCCGCCGGTGCTGGAGCGGATCGCCCGCCGCGACGACCTCGCCAAGCTGGTCAACGAGAAGGTCCGCGCGATCAACTGGGTCGGCACCCAGATGGACCCCGACACCCGCCACCTCTACCGCACCGAGGTCTTCCCGAACGCGGTCCTGTACAGCGGCTACGGCTCCACCATGATCCTCGGCAACGCCAGCGAGCGGCACGGCCTCACCGACGACGACCCGTGCATCTACGACCCGTACTCGCCGTACATGAGCTTCGGCGCCGTCGACCCGAAGACCGGGGAGACCGTCGAGTACGGGCAGCGCGGCCAGGTGGTCATGCACCACGTCTCCAAGAGCCTGCTGATGCCGAACAACCTGGAGCGCGACTACGGCACCCGGCTGCCGGGCCTGCCCGGGCAGATCGGCGACTCGGTCGCCGACATCGCCCCCGTCCAGGAGTTCGACAACGAGACCGTGATCGAGGGCGTGTACTGA
- a CDS encoding molybdopterin oxidoreductase family protein, translated as MSGSDGGGGPEVATHCPYCALQCGTVLAGGPGAVAVRPSDFPVNRGGLCRKGWTAPALLDVRDRLREPLVRDADGRLRPVDWATALDTVAERLRRIRAEHGPDAVGVFGGGGLTNEKAYQLGKFARVALGTSQIDYNGRFCMSSAAAAGIAAFGVDRGLPFPVADLGRAEVVLLAGANPAETMPPLMRHLEQARLVVVDPRRTRTAERAAVHLQPAPGTDLALALGLLHLAVVEGRTDSGYLAERTTGLEDAWQLAAGWTPERVERLTGVPVAEQREAVRLLAEAERAYVLTGRGAEQHSKGADTVAAFINLALALGLPGREGSGYGCLTGQGNGQGGREHGQKADQLPGYRSITDPAARAHVAGVWGVAPESLPGPGRSAYELLDALGGDVRALLVFGSNPAVSAPRAAHVTERLAALDLLVVADFVPSETARLADVVLPVTQWAEEEGTLTNLEGRVLRRRRLLGPPPGVRSDLEVLHGLAVRLGQDAERWPTEPERVFAELRRASRGGAADYSGIDYRRLDAGEALHWPCPEPGHPGTPRLFLDRFAHPDGRARFAAVDHRDAAELPGERYPLFGTTGRVLAHYQSGAQTRRIAELAAAVPEPYVEVHPDTAARAGLADGDLAEVGSERGTVTARVRLSGSLRTDTVFLPFHFPGAGRANLVTNPALDPRSRMPEFKVCAVRLSPATESR; from the coding sequence GTGTCCGGGTCTGACGGCGGTGGCGGCCCGGAGGTCGCCACCCACTGCCCGTACTGCGCGCTGCAGTGCGGCACCGTGCTGGCCGGCGGGCCGGGCGCGGTGGCCGTCCGGCCGTCCGACTTCCCGGTGAACCGGGGCGGGCTGTGCCGGAAGGGCTGGACCGCCCCGGCGCTGCTGGACGTCCGCGACCGGCTGCGCGAGCCGCTGGTGCGCGACGCGGACGGGCGGCTGCGCCCGGTGGACTGGGCGACGGCCCTGGACACGGTCGCCGAGCGGCTGCGCCGGATCCGGGCCGAGCACGGTCCGGACGCGGTCGGGGTGTTCGGCGGCGGCGGGCTCACCAACGAGAAGGCGTACCAGTTGGGCAAGTTCGCCCGGGTCGCGCTGGGCACCAGCCAGATCGACTACAACGGCCGGTTCTGCATGTCCTCCGCGGCGGCGGCCGGGATCGCCGCGTTCGGCGTGGACCGGGGGCTGCCGTTCCCGGTGGCCGACCTGGGCCGGGCCGAGGTGGTGCTGCTGGCCGGCGCCAACCCGGCGGAGACCATGCCGCCGCTGATGCGGCACCTGGAGCAGGCGCGGCTGGTCGTCGTCGACCCGCGCCGCACCAGGACCGCCGAGCGCGCCGCCGTCCACCTGCAGCCCGCCCCGGGCACCGACCTGGCGCTCGCCCTCGGGCTGCTGCACCTCGCGGTGGTCGAGGGCCGCACGGACTCCGGCTACCTGGCCGAGCGCACCACCGGCCTGGAGGACGCCTGGCAGCTCGCCGCCGGCTGGACGCCGGAGCGGGTGGAGCGGCTGACCGGCGTCCCGGTGGCCGAACAGCGGGAAGCGGTGAGGCTGCTGGCCGAGGCCGAGCGGGCGTACGTGCTCACCGGGCGCGGCGCCGAGCAGCACAGCAAGGGCGCCGACACGGTCGCCGCGTTCATCAACCTGGCGCTGGCGCTGGGGCTCCCGGGCCGGGAGGGCAGCGGCTACGGCTGCCTGACCGGCCAGGGCAACGGGCAGGGCGGGCGCGAACACGGCCAGAAGGCCGACCAGTTGCCCGGCTACCGCTCGATCACCGACCCCGCCGCCCGGGCGCACGTCGCCGGCGTGTGGGGCGTCGCCCCGGAAAGCCTGCCGGGCCCCGGGCGCAGCGCGTACGAGCTGCTGGACGCGCTCGGCGGGGACGTCCGGGCGCTGCTGGTGTTCGGCTCCAATCCGGCGGTCTCGGCGCCGCGCGCCGCGCACGTCACCGAGCGGCTCGCCGCCCTGGACCTGCTGGTGGTCGCGGACTTCGTGCCGTCCGAGACGGCGCGGCTGGCCGACGTGGTGCTGCCGGTCACCCAGTGGGCGGAGGAGGAGGGCACGCTCACCAATCTGGAGGGGCGGGTGCTGCGCCGCCGCCGGCTGCTCGGCCCGCCGCCCGGCGTGCGGAGCGACCTGGAGGTGCTGCACGGCCTGGCCGTCCGGCTCGGGCAGGACGCCGAGCGCTGGCCGACCGAACCGGAGCGGGTGTTCGCGGAGCTGCGCCGGGCTTCGCGCGGCGGCGCCGCCGACTACTCCGGCATCGACTACCGGCGGCTGGACGCGGGCGAGGCGCTGCACTGGCCGTGCCCCGAGCCGGGCCACCCGGGGACGCCCCGGCTGTTCCTGGACCGCTTCGCGCACCCGGACGGCCGGGCCCGGTTCGCCGCCGTCGACCACCGCGACGCGGCCGAACTCCCGGGCGAGCGGTACCCGTTGTTCGGGACGACCGGCCGGGTGCTGGCGCACTACCAGTCCGGTGCGCAGACCCGCCGGATCGCCGAACTGGCCGCCGCCGTACCGGAGCCGTACGTGGAGGTGCACCCCGACACCGCGGCCCGCGCGGGCCTGGCCGACGGCGACCTCGCCGAGGTCGGCTCGGAGCGCGGCACGGTGACCGCCCGGGTGCGGCTGAGCGGGTCGCTGCGCACCGACACGGTGTTCCTGCCCTTCCACTTCCCGGGCGCCGGGCGGGCCAACCTGGTCACCAACCCGGCGCTCGACCCGCGGAGCCGGATGCCCGAGTTCAAGGTCTGCGCGGTCCGGCTCTCCCCCGCGACGGAGTCACGATGA
- a CDS encoding arylamine N-acetyltransferase family protein: MLDDTLVDAYLARIGARRPAQPDLDGLRHLQERQVLTVPFENLGYHLDEPIHMDEQVLDKIVRQHRGGGCYEVNPALSFLLTALGYQVEILPGRVHRPGGELGAAMCHLALRVTLDGRQWLVDTGFGRNSRHPLDLASREVQSDPDGEYLLVDAEEGGIDVLLNGKPLYRLDDRAVRIADFRPTLWWYRTSPESPFLQDVFCSLRTEDGRITLKGNQLSVLAGKERSSETYPDDAGVLAAYKTHFGFSLDRLPGEPQLGGATAGVQTG, from the coding sequence GTGCTGGACGACACCCTGGTGGACGCGTACCTCGCGCGGATCGGCGCCCGGCGCCCCGCACAGCCCGACCTCGACGGCCTGCGCCACCTGCAGGAGCGGCAGGTCCTCACGGTGCCGTTCGAGAACCTGGGCTACCACCTCGACGAGCCGATCCACATGGACGAGCAGGTCCTCGACAAGATCGTCCGCCAGCACCGCGGCGGCGGCTGCTACGAGGTCAACCCGGCGCTCTCCTTCCTGCTGACCGCCCTCGGCTACCAGGTCGAGATCCTCCCCGGCCGGGTCCACCGGCCGGGCGGGGAGCTCGGCGCCGCGATGTGCCACCTCGCTCTGCGGGTCACCCTGGACGGCCGGCAGTGGCTGGTCGACACCGGCTTCGGCCGCAACAGCCGCCACCCGCTCGACCTCGCCTCCCGCGAGGTGCAGAGCGACCCGGACGGCGAGTACCTGCTGGTCGACGCGGAGGAGGGCGGCATCGACGTCCTGCTGAACGGCAAGCCGCTCTACCGGCTCGACGACCGCGCCGTGCGCATCGCCGACTTCCGCCCCACCCTGTGGTGGTACCGCACCTCCCCCGAGTCCCCGTTCCTCCAGGACGTGTTCTGCTCGCTGCGGACCGAGGACGGCCGGATCACCCTCAAGGGCAACCAGCTCTCCGTGCTGGCCGGCAAGGAGCGCAGCTCCGAGACCTACCCGGACGACGCCGGGGTCCTCGCCGCGTACAAGACCCACTTCGGCTTCAGCCTCGACCGGCTGCCCGGCGAGCCGCAGCTCGGCGGGGCCACCGCCGGCGTGCAGACCGGCTGA